Proteins from a single region of Pseudopedobacter saltans DSM 12145:
- a CDS encoding ABC transporter ATP-binding protein, producing MEITLENVGRRFNREWIFKHINYTFSSGKSYAILGINGSGKSTLLQILSGSLSPSQGKITFQNGSKHIEIDNVFQKVSIAAPYLELIEDFTLSEAIDFHFRFKTSLNNITAKEVIALLGMEKSKNKQIKYFSSGMKQRVKLALAFLSDTELLFLDEPCSNLDSQGIDWYLELVRSYAKDRLTIVCSNQEVEYSFCENQLRIIDYK from the coding sequence ATGGAAATTACCCTGGAAAATGTTGGCAGAAGATTTAACAGAGAATGGATTTTTAAGCATATTAATTACACATTCAGTTCTGGGAAATCTTATGCCATTCTAGGCATTAACGGATCAGGAAAATCTACCTTATTGCAAATTCTTTCTGGTTCTTTGTCTCCCTCTCAGGGAAAAATCACTTTTCAGAACGGTTCCAAACACATTGAAATTGACAATGTTTTTCAGAAAGTAAGCATAGCTGCACCTTATCTCGAACTGATTGAAGATTTCACTTTATCCGAAGCAATAGACTTTCACTTCCGTTTTAAAACCTCTTTAAACAACATTACCGCAAAAGAGGTTATTGCGCTTCTTGGGATGGAGAAAAGTAAAAACAAACAGATAAAATATTTTTCATCTGGCATGAAACAACGGGTAAAACTCGCCCTGGCCTTTTTGTCTGATACTGAACTGTTATTTTTAGACGAGCCTTGTTCTAATCTGGATAGTCAGGGAATTGACTGGTATCTCGAATTGGTACGGTCTTACGCTAAAGATAGGCTGACTATTGTTTGCTCTAATCAGGAAGTGGAATATAGTTTCTGTGAGAATCAGCTTCGAATTATCGACTACAAGTAA
- the efp gene encoding elongation factor P yields MAKASEIKNGNVLRFNGELVSVEEFIHRTPGNLRAFYQARMRNVKTGKLVEYRFRTDEEVEICRVETNDYQYLYDDGDFFVVMDNNTYDQFNIPKHLFGTTARFLKEGMNVIVAFESEEPIMAQAPHSVELEVTYTEPAVKGDTSTNATKTATVETGVEIKVPLFINQGDKIKIDTSNGAYIERVKN; encoded by the coding sequence ATGGCTAAGGCATCGGAAATAAAAAACGGTAACGTACTAAGATTCAACGGAGAGTTAGTTTCTGTAGAAGAGTTTATTCACCGTACACCTGGTAACTTAAGAGCGTTTTACCAGGCTAGAATGAGAAACGTAAAAACTGGTAAATTAGTTGAGTACCGTTTCAGAACAGATGAAGAGGTAGAAATTTGCCGTGTAGAAACAAACGATTATCAATATCTATATGACGATGGTGATTTCTTCGTGGTTATGGATAATAATACTTACGATCAGTTTAATATTCCGAAACACCTTTTTGGGACGACTGCAAGATTCTTGAAAGAAGGAATGAACGTAATTGTTGCTTTTGAAAGCGAAGAACCAATTATGGCTCAGGCTCCTCATTCTGTAGAATTAGAAGTGACGTATACAGAGCCTGCGGTAAAAGGCGATACTTCTACAAATGCTACAAAAACAGCTACTGTAGAAACTGGTGTTGAAATCAAAGTTCCTTTGTTTATTAACCAGGGAGACAAAATAAAAATTGATACCTCAAACGGTGCATACATCGAGAGGGTAAAGAATTAA
- the lpxA gene encoding acyl-ACP--UDP-N-acetylglucosamine O-acyltransferase: MIQPLAYIHPQAKIADSVVIDPFAVIHKDVEIGEGTWIGSNVTIMDGARIGKNCRIFPGAVISGIPQDLKFEGEETTAEIGDNTTIRECVTVNRGTKDRYKTVIGKNCLIQAYSHIAHDCFVGDHCIFSNSTTLAGHVTVGDYVVLAGLVAIHQFVKVGSHAFVTGGSLVRKDVPPYIKAAREPLSYTGINSVGMRRRGYTSEQINEIQDIYRILFVKNNNVTKALDIIEAEFNPTEERDEIINFIRNSNRGVLKGFGQS, from the coding sequence ATGATACAACCACTAGCATATATACATCCACAGGCAAAAATTGCCGATAGTGTTGTCATTGATCCTTTTGCTGTTATTCACAAAGATGTTGAAATTGGTGAAGGAACCTGGATCGGCTCTAATGTAACCATTATGGATGGTGCAAGAATTGGAAAAAACTGTCGTATTTTCCCTGGCGCGGTAATTTCCGGAATTCCACAAGACTTAAAATTCGAAGGGGAGGAGACGACAGCAGAAATAGGCGACAATACAACCATCCGCGAATGTGTGACGGTAAACAGAGGCACTAAAGACAGATACAAAACCGTTATTGGGAAGAATTGTCTGATTCAGGCTTATTCGCATATTGCGCATGATTGCTTTGTTGGTGACCATTGTATATTCAGCAACTCGACAACACTTGCCGGCCATGTAACTGTTGGTGACTATGTTGTTCTTGCTGGTCTGGTTGCTATCCATCAATTTGTTAAAGTGGGTTCACACGCTTTTGTAACTGGCGGATCTTTGGTTCGTAAAGACGTTCCTCCTTATATCAAAGCAGCTCGCGAGCCTTTATCCTATACGGGTATAAATTCAGTAGGAATGCGCAGAAGAGGTTATACTTCTGAGCAGATTAACGAAATACAAGATATATATCGAATTTTATTCGTTAAAAATAACAATGTTACCAAAGCGTTAGACATTATCGAAGCCGAATTTAACCCTACGGAAGAGAGAGATGAAATTATAAATTTCATTAGAAACTCTAACAGAGGCGTTCTTAAAGGATTTGGCCAATCTTAA
- a CDS encoding 5-formyltetrahydrofolate cyclo-ligase, whose product MKKVLRKDYLLKREALSNSEFWKLNSKIIEQISKIDWSRYHFVHIFLPIRERKEIDTFEIISFFKENCPHLKLVIPRTDFVKKTMENIIFDYELTILQKNKFHIPEPVFGEVLPVEKIDAVFIPLLTFDLKGNRIGYGGGFYDRFLANCQTDTFKIGLSLFPPTKESFENESFDIKMDACITPERTFYF is encoded by the coding sequence GTGAAGAAAGTACTTCGGAAAGATTATCTGCTAAAAAGGGAGGCTTTATCTAATAGCGAGTTTTGGAAATTGAACTCCAAAATTATTGAACAGATTTCTAAAATTGACTGGAGCAGATATCACTTTGTTCATATCTTTCTACCTATACGCGAAAGAAAAGAAATAGACACTTTCGAAATTATATCTTTTTTCAAAGAGAACTGTCCTCACTTGAAACTGGTTATTCCTAGAACTGACTTTGTAAAAAAAACAATGGAAAACATAATCTTCGATTATGAACTCACCATTCTACAAAAGAACAAATTCCATATTCCCGAGCCGGTTTTTGGGGAAGTTCTACCAGTAGAAAAAATAGATGCTGTCTTTATTCCTTTACTGACTTTTGATTTGAAAGGCAATCGAATTGGATATGGTGGAGGTTTTTACGATCGATTTCTGGCAAATTGCCAGACGGATACCTTCAAAATAGGCCTTTCTCTTTTCCCTCCAACAAAAGAGTCATTTGAAAATGAAAGTTTTGATATAAAGATGGATGCCTGTATTACTCCTGAGCGGACTTTTTATTTTTAA